GCGACCGGACGCCCCGCTGCCCCAGCCAGTACAGCGCCACGTCGCCGAGGAAGGCCGCCGCCGAGGCCACCAGGAAGACGAAGAGCAGCGGGAACGGGGAGTCCACCGACGACTGGTGCAGGGCGACCACGGCCGCCGAGCTGACGATCGCCCCCGTCGGCACCACCGGCACCAGCGCGCCCAGCGCCACCAGCAGGAACAGCGACGGATAGCCGACCGCCTGCTGGGTCGACTCCGGCGGCAGGTCGCGGACGGCGGCGAGCACTCCACTCGTCACCGGGCGACCTCCGGCCGCACCCGCTCGCCGTGCCCCAGCCGGTGCACCGCCACCTTCGGCGCGAGCCGGGCCGCCTGCCGCACGAACTCGTCGCCCGGCGCGTGGAACTCGTGCGGCCGGACCCCGTCCAGGCCGATCGGCCAGTAGGTGCCGTAGTGCACCGGCACCGCCGCCGCCGGGGAGAGCGCCGCCAGCGCCTGCGCCGCGCGGCCCGCGTCCAGGTGCCCGTGCCCCAGGTACGGGCCCCAGCCGCCGACCGGCAGCAGCGCCACGTCCACCGGCCCGACCTCCTCCGCCATGGCGTCGAACAGCCCGGTGTCGCCGGCGAAGTACGTCCGGGCCTCGCCCTCGACGACGTACCCGAGCGCGGGGGAGCGGTGCGGGCCGAACGGCAGCCGCCGGCCGTCGTGCAGCGCCGGCACCGCCCGTACCGTCACGCCCTCCACCGTCACCTCGTCGCCGGCCGCCACCTCCGTCAGCCGCAGCCCCGCCGCGGCCAGCCGGCGCAGCCCCGGCACGGCGTCGGGCGCGCCGCGCGGCACCACCAGCCGGGTCCCCGGCGCGAGCCGGGCGAGCGACGGCAGGTGCAGGTGGTCGGAGTGCAGATGGGAGACGAGGACCGCCTCCGCCACGGCCGCCTCGGGGGGCGGCGGGGCGCCGCGGCGGCGGCGCAGGTGCGCGAGGCGCCGCGCGAACAGCGGGTCGGTGAGGAACCGGACCCCGGAGTCCTCGACCGTGCAGGTCGCGTGCCCCCACCAGGTGACCTCCACCGGCATCCGCCCTTCCTCGACCGTCCGCTCCCTGTCGTCGAGAGTAGAGGCCCGGCGGGCCTCCCGTGCGGCACCGCAGGGCAGTAGGGTCGGCGCATGAACGACGTCCGGGTCGCGGCGATCGCCAGCCTCACCCCGCTCGAAGAACTCGATTCCCACCCCTTTCTCGTCGACACCCGCGGCCAGCACGCGGTGTGCGCCCGCTGGGCCGTCGAACGGGGGTACGTCCTCACCCGCCAGCTCCTCTTCTACGGGGTCCGGCCCGACCACGACGAGCTGTGGGCCGACGTCGAGTCCGGCGAGGTCGACCTCTTCGTGGCCGCCAACGAGGGCGTCCTGGCCCGCGCCGTGACCTCGGTCCCCGCCTTCCGCGCGGAGTGCGCCCGCCGGGGCGTCCGGGTGGAGACGGCCGACGCCCCGCCGCCCGCCTACGACTCGGCGGCCCGGGCGGCCGTCCACCGCCGGCTCTCCATGCCGACCGCCGGCTACGACGGCAGCTGACGCCCCGGCACACCGCCCGCGCCCGGCCGACGTGCCTCCCGCCGCCCGTGGGCAGGTGTGTCAGGGTGGGGGGACGTCGGGGTGAAAGGTGACGGGTGGCGTGGGCGACGGGCGAAGGGGCGGCACCGACCGCTGGCGCACCGCGGGGCGGACGGTCGTCCGGGTGCTCACCGTGTGGGCGGTCTCGACGGTCACGCTGCTCGCGCTCGCCGGACTGCTGCCCGACTTCCAGCTGCAGTCCGCCGACGGCGACAGCCTCACCCGTACGGCCCTCACCGCCGCGTCGGCGGCCGGCGCGTTCGGTCTGCTGACGGCGCTGGTCTGGCCGCTGGTGGTGCGCGCGCTGCTGCTCGTCCCGGCGCTCGTCCTCGGCCTGCTCGTCTTCTTCCTGAACGGCTCGCTGCTGCTCGTCGCGCTCTGGCTGATCCCGGACGGGCGGGGCGCCGCCGATCCGGAGACGGCGGTCGTGGTCGCGGCCGTGATGTCCGCGGTGGCGTCCGCGACGTCCACCGCGCTCGCCGTGCGGGACGACGAGGCGTACCGGCGGCGGCTCTACCGGCTCACCGGCCGCACCCGCCCCCGCGACCCCCGGACCGTCCCGGCGCCGCCGCCCGGCACGGTCTTCCTCCAGTTGGACGGCGTCGGCCACGAGGTGCTGCGGGCTGCCGTCGCCGACGGTCTCATGCCCACGGTGGCGGGCTGGCTGGACGCCGGGCACCGGCTCACCCCCTGGCGGACCGACTGGTCGAGCCAGACCGGCGCCAGCCAGCTCGGCATCCTGCACGGCACCAACGAGGACGTGCCGGCCTTCCGCTGGTACGAGAAGGACACCGGCCGCCTCATGGTGTCGAACCGGCCGGCGAGCGCGGTGGAGCTCCAGCGCCGGGCGGTCCGCCGCACCGGCGACGGCGGGCTGCTCACCCTGGACGGCGCCTCCCGGGGCAACCTCTTCAGCGGCGGCGCCGACCAGGTGGCGCTGGTCCTGACGGTGGCGGCGCGCCGGGGCCGCCGCAACCGCTCGCGGGTCGGCTACTTCGCGTACTTCTCCGACCCGGCCAACGCCGTGCGCACCGCCGGCTCCTTCGTCAACGAGGTGGTGCGCGAGGTGGTCCAGTCGGTGCGGGCCCGGCTGCGCCGGGAGACGCCCCGGATCCGGCGCGGCGGCACGTACCCCTTCGTGCGCGCCTTCGCCACGGTGATCGAGCGGGACGTGGTGGTCGCCGCCGTCCTGGGCGACATGCTCGCCGGCCGGACCGCCGTCTACGCCGACCTGGTGGCGTACGACGAGGTGGCCCACCACTCGGGGCCGCGCGGCCGCGACACGGACCAGGTGCTGCGCCGGCTCGACCGCGCCGTCGGCCTGATCGCCCGGGTCGCCGAGCACGCCCCGAGGCCGTACCGGATCGTGCTCCTCTCCGACCACGGGCAGAGCCCGGGGGAGACCTTCGAGGGGGCGTACGGGCTGACGCTGAAGGACCTGGTCCGGGCGGGCTGCGGGCTGCCGGTGTCGCGCCGGGTGGGCCGCACGCGCAGCGGCGCGGAGGCCCGGGACGCGGCCCGGGACGCGCTGCGCAGCGCCCTGCACCGGCCGGTGGAGACGGGTGAGGAGACCGAGCGGGAGCTGCCGGCCCGGACGTCGGAGCCGGTCGTGCTCGCCTCCGGGAACCTGGGCCTGGTGTCCTTCCCGGACGTGCCGCACCGGATGACGAAGGAGGAGATCGACCGACGCCACCCGGCGCTGCTGCGGACCCTGGCGCAGCATCCGGGGATCGGCTTCCTGCTGGTGGCGAGCGCGGAGCACGGCGCGGTGGTGCTGGCCGCGGACGGGGTGGAGGTGCCGGTGGCGGAGCTGGCCGACGACGGGCCGCTGGCCGTGTTCGGCCGGGGCGCGGCGGACGCGGTCCGGCGGACGAACGGCTTCCCGCACGTCGCCGACGTGATGGTCAACTCGATGTACGACCCGGCGACCGGCACCGTGCACGCCTTCGAGGAGCAGATCGGCTCGCACGGCGGGCTCGGCGGCGAGCAGGGGCACCCCTTCCTGCTCTCTCCGCCGGAGCTGTCGCCGCCGGTCGCGGAGGGCGAGGAGCTGGTGGGCGCGGAGCGCGTGCACCGGGTGCTGCGGCGCTGGCTGCGGGAGACCGACGGTCCGCAGGTGCCGGTGGACGGGGTGGCGGGGGCTCCGGAGATTTCCCCGTCCGGGGCCGGAGCGGAATCAGTTCTTCCGGTCGAGGGGCGGGTTCTGCCGGACAAAAACCTCTGATTTGGACGGGTGTTCGCCGTACCCGACCATGGTCCGGTTCCGGAGGATTGTCCGGTACTGCACGACGGAAGGCGCACCACCCCATGAGCACGGCCCCCACGGCCCCGACCGCTCCCCCGGCCGGCACGGCCCCGACCGCCCCCGCGGCCACCGGCCCGCACGGCGGCACCGGCGCGAGCGGCGGACACCACGCCCGGCGCTTCGGCCTGCCGATCGCCACGGCCCTGGTCATGGGCAACATCATCGGCGGCGGCATCTTCCTCCTCCCCGCCTCGGTCGCCCCCTTCGGCACCATCAGCCTGGTCGCCTTCGGCATCCTCACCGCCGGGGCCCTCGCCCTCGCCCTGGTCTTCGGGAAGCTCGCCCGCCGCCACCCGAAGACCGGCGGCCCCTACGTCTACGCCCGCGAGGCGTTCGGCGACTTCGCCGGCTTCCTCGCCGCCTGGTCGTACTGGATCACCGCCTGGGTCTCCAACGCGGCCCTCGCCGTCGCCGCCGTCGGCTACCTCGACGTCCTCGTCCCCGTCCACCAGTCCACGGCCGCCACCATCGCCGCCGCCCTGCTCCTCCAGTGGCTGCCCGCGCTCGCCAACCTCGCCGGCACCCGGTACGTCGGCGCCGTCCAGCTCGTCGCCACCGTGCTCAAGTTCGTCCCGCTGCTGCTCGTCGCCGTCGGCGGGTTCTTCTTCTTCGACAGCGCCAACCTCGGCCCCTTCCGGGCCGGCGACGACAGCGCCCTCGGCGCGGTCTCCGCCTCCGCCGCGATCCTGCTCTTCAGCTACCTCGGCGTCGAGTCCGCCGCCGTCAGCGCCGGCGAGGTCCGCGACCCGCGCCGCAACGTCGGCCGCGCCACCGTCCTCGGCACCCTCGCCGCCGCCGGCCTCTACCTCCTCACCATGGTCTCCGTCTTCGGCACCGTCCCGCACGACACGCTGGTCGACTCCAGCGCCCCCTTCGCCGACTCCGTCAACCTGATGTTCGGCGGCTCCTGGGGCGGCACCGCCGTCGCCTGCATGGCCCTCGTCTCGATGGTCGGCGCCCTGAACGGCTGGACCCTGCTCAGCGCCCAGACCCCGTACGCCGCCGCCCGCGACGGCCTCTTCCCGCAGGTCTTCACCGTCAAGCGGCGCGGCGTGCCCACCGCCGGCGTCCTGGTGACCGTCGTCCTCGCCTCCCTGCTCACCGTGTACAACTACACGGCGGGCCCGAGCGGCGTCTTCGAGATCCTGGTCCTCGTCACCACCTTCACCGCCACCGTCCCCTACCTGCTCTCCGCCGCCGCCCAGATCTACTTCCTGCTCTCCGGGCAGGCCGACCGGGTCCAGCGGTCCCGGCTGGTCCGCGACACCGTCCTCGCCCTCGCCGCCTTCGGCTTCTCCCTCTGGCTGGTCGCCGGCTCCGGCTACGCCGCCGTCTACCAGGGCGTGCTCTTCCTGTTCGCCGGCGTCCTCGTCTACGCCTGGATGGCCGCCCGCAGGCGCGCCGCCGGCACCGCCTGACGGGCGCGTAGTCCAGGAGAGCGGATCTCCGGCCCGGGACGAGGGGCCGCCCGCCCGGCGGGGCAGTACGGATAACCGTGAGCCCCGCACCCCGGCCGCACCGCGCGCCCGCCGCCCCGGCGGGCCGTCCGGCGCGCGTCCGGCGGCTGCTGCTCCTGGTCTGCGGACTCCTCCTCGTCGTCACCGCGCCGGGAGCACTCACCGGCGAGAGCGCCGGCACGGCCGCGGAACCCCGGCCGGCCGGCGCGCCCGCCGCTCCGGACCCGGCCGGCGAGACGTACGAACCGGGGCCCGCCGAGGCCGCGGTCCCCGGCCGCACCCGGCACCGGCGGACCCGCGTCCGCCCCGTCCCCGCACCCGGCGGCCCCCGCCCGGCCCGCCGCGCCCCCCGGCGCGCCGCTCCCGCCCCCGTACCCGCTCCGCGCCCGCCGTCGCGCCGGCCGGTGGTGATGCGCTGCTGACAGGCCCCGCCTCCAGCAGCCCTTCCCCACCCGACCCCGCACCCGCGAGGAGCACCGCCATGCCGTCGTCCGACCCGTACGCCGTCCTCCAGGCCCTGCTGCGCGCCGAGGCCGCCCGTGGCCGCCGCGCCGCCGAGCACCCGTCCGAACCGGCTCCCGCGCCGGCCCCGGAGCCCGCGCCCGCCCCCTCGGACCCGCGCCCGCACCGGGAGAGCCCGGCCCGCTGACCGGCGCCCGTCAGGCCGCCCGGCCCCGCGCCGGGCGGCCGCCGACCGGCGCCCCCCCCCGCGATCCGCCGGCTCCCCTTCGTCGCCTTCGCCGTCACGCCTCCGCGACGGCGGCCGGCGCGCCCGCGCCCCGGCGCCCGTGCACGGCCAGCAGCCCCGTCGTCGCCACGGCCAGCGCCAGCAGCGCCACCAGCCCCGGCACGAGCCCCACCAGCGGCCCCGCGAGCAGCCCGGCCACCCCGCCGGCCGCCAGCGCCACCGGCGGCCGCCCCGAGCTCCGCCACCCGATCGCCGCCGCGCCCAGCAGGAAGACGCCGACCCCGCCCGGCAGCGACCAGGCCACCACCCCGTGCATCGGCTCCGCGAGCCCGTAGTGCCCGGTGTCCGCGACCTGCTGGAGGACCTTCTTCATGCCCAGCGCGCACAGCACCACGCCCGCCACCAGCGGCAGATGCAGGAAGGTGTACACGTCCCGGGCGAAGCGGGTGCGGTCGTCGCCGTCCAGCGCCGCGAGCCGGTGCTCCGCCCCCGTGCCCAACTGCCGGAAGTACAGCCACCACAGAGCCGCCGACAGCAGCAGTCCGGCCGTCGCCGCGCCCAGCACCGCGAGCGTCAGCGGGAAGCCCGACACCCCGACGCCCATCGCCACGATCGACTCGCCCAGCGCGATGATCACGATCAGGCCGTGCCGCTCGGCGAAGTGCCCGGGCGAGTTGACCCGCCACCCCGACGAACCCGTGACGTAGATCCCGCCGTAGTCGACCGCCACCGCGCCCAGCCACAGCAGGAGTTGCGCCCGGCCCGTGTACGCCGAGCCGATCAGCAGCAGCACCAGCGGCGGCAGCACCGACAGCAGCGCGGTCCGCCGCAGCGTCCGGCGCAGCACCGCGTCCCCGGGCGCGCTCAGCCAGTACGAGACCAGGTGCAGCACCCGTACCGCCCCGTAGCAGAGCACGAACACCAGCGGCGCCGGCAGGCCGCCCGGCGCGTCCGCGAACACCTCGGGCACCGCGAACGACACGATCAGCACGACCGCCATCACGGTCACCAGCACCCCGAACAGGCCGCCCGAGTCGGCCCGGACGACATTGCCCAGCCAGGCGAAACAGCACCAGCACCACCACAGCAGCGCCAGCACCACCATGCCGCCGGCCATCCGCACCGGCGACGGCGCCGCCGCCATCAACGCCGTGACCTGCGTGATCGCATACACGAACACCAGGTCGAAGAAGAGCTCGGCGGGCGTCACCGCGTGATCGTCCCCCGTGGCCACCAGGCCGGCCCGGCCTCTGTCCCGCGCCATCCGCGTGTCCTCCCCGTGACAGGGGCGGCGCGCGCCGCCCGGCGCGCACCCTACACACGCCGCCCGGCCCGCGCGGCGGGAGTCCGGACTCCGGCATGACCTCCCAGGTAATCGACCCGCACCCGCCGTCGGCGGCAAGCTCTGAAGCACCGGAACCCGGGCGGCGCACTCCGCCCGGGCACCGGCTCCCCAGCGCACGAACGACCCCCTCAGGAGGGTGATCCGCCATGTCCCAGGCCCTGCTCGCCGGTCTCGCCCGCACCACCCGGCCGCAGTCCATGGTCCGCCGGTTCCTGGCCCTGGACGCCGTCGTCACCGGGGCCAACGGCCTCGCCTACGCCCTCGCCTCCGGCCCGCTCGGCGACCTCCTCGGCGTGGACCCCGCCCTGCTCCTCGGACTCGGCCTCTTCCTCACCGCCTTCGCCGCCGGCGTCGCCTGGCTCGCGAGCCGGCCGGCGCCCCCGGCGCTCGCCGTGAAGCTGGTCGTCGACGCCAACCTGCTCTGGGCCGTGCTCAGCCTCGTCGCCCTCGCCGCCTGGCTCGACCCCACCACCGCCGGACTCGTCTGGACCCCGATGCAGGCCGGCACCGTCGCCGGCTTCGCCGTCCTCCAGTGGTCCGCGCTGCGGGCGGTCAGTCGCTGAGGGAACGCAGGTACTCCACCGTCGCCGGGTCGGCCGGGAGCATCGTCTCGATGGCCAGCTCGGCGACGGTCACGTCCATCGGGGTGTTGAACGTCGAGATCGACGACACGAAGGACAGCACCCGCCCGTCGTGCTCGATCCGCAGCGGCAGCGCGAAGTACGGGTACGGCTCCGGGTCCGCAGGGTCCTCGGCGGCACCGCCGGCCGCCGGCTCCGGCAGCGGATACGCCGTCACCTCCTCGTACACCGCCCGCAGCGCCTCCGAGCGGGCGAAGGCGATCTGACGCTCCATCTGGGCGAGCAGATGCCCCCGCCACTCGCGCAGGTTGCGGATCCTGGGCGCCAGGCCCTCCGGGTGCAGGGTGATCCGCATGACGTTCATCGGCGGCGTCAGCAGATGCTCCGGCAGCCCCTCCAGGAGCATCCCGATCGCCCGGTTGGCGGCCACGACCGTGTACGAACCGTCCACCACCACCGCCGGGTACGGCTCGTACCCCTGGAGCAGCCGCGCGAGGCCCTCCCGCAGCGTCTCCAGCTCCGGCGCGTCCAGCGTCGACTCCGCGTACCGGGGCGCGTAACCGCCCGCGAGGAGCAGCGCGTTGCGGTCCCGCACCGGCACGTCCAGGTGCTCGGCCAGCTTGAGGATCATCTCCTCGCTCGGCCGCGACCGGCCCGTCTCCACGAAGGAGATGTGCCGCGCCGAGGAGTCCGCCCGCAGGGCCAGCTCCAGCTGGCTCAGCCGCCGCCGCTCGCGCCAGCCGCGCAGCAGCGCTCCCACCCCCGTGTCGCTCACGACTGTTGTCATGCGCAGACGGTATCCCAGAGGAGTGACCGGGTACGTTCCCACGGGGACCGTCGCCCGCACCACGTACCCCGCCCCGCGCACCACCGACCGGAGGGAGCACCCCCGTGCCCACGCAGCCGCTGTCTCAGAAGGAGATCGAGGACCGACTGCGGGAGCTGCCCGGCTGGTCCGTCGAGGACGCGCGCCTGGTCCGCTCCTACCGGCTCCCCGACCACTTCGCCGCCACCGCGCTCGTCGTCCACGTCGCCCAGGTCCAGCAGGAGCTGAACCACCACTCGGACCTGACGCTCGGCTACGACACGGTCGCCCTGGCCGTCTCCACCCACTCCGCCGGCGGCGCCCTCACCGAGAAGGACTTCGCCCTCGCCGAGCGCGTCGAGGCCATCGCCCCCGCCCACGGCGCCCACTGACGGACCGTCCGCTCGTAGGCTGCCCTCCATGGCGGACACCCTGCTCGACTACGAGACCGAGGCGGCCCACTACGACGAGACCCGGGGCGGCGTGCCCCGGGCCGAGGCGGCGGCCGGCGCCGTGCTGCGGCTGCTGCCGCCCGGCGCCCGCACCCTGCTCGACCTCGCCTGCGGCACCGGTCTCGTCACCGAACGGATCGCCCGGCCCGGGCTCCGCGTCCTCGGCGCCGACGCCGCGCACGCCATGCTCCGGACCGCCGACCGGCGCCTCCCGGGCCGGGTGGTCCGTGCCGACGCCCGCCGGCTGCCCTTCCCCGACGCGAGCCTCGACGCGGTCTGCGCGGTGTGGCTGCTCCATCTGGTGCCGTTCACCGGGGAGATCGTCGCCGAGGCGGCCCGGGTGCTGCGCCCCGGCGGCGTCCTCGCCGTCACCGTCGACAAGGACGCCGCCCACGACGTCGGCAGCGACATCGACGCGCTGCTGCGCCCGCACCGGGCGGCCGGCGCCGCACACGACCGCGCCGGACGCGTCGACGCCCTCGCAGCCGCCCACGGTCTCGCCCCGGTCGGCACCGCCACCTTCACCGGCCACGGCCAGGGCGCCACCCCGGAGTCCACCGCCCGCAGACTCCGCGCCGGGTACTACGCCTCCTGGTTCCGGGGCGACCCGGCCGCCACGGACGCCCTCGCCGCCGCCCTGGCGGCCCTGCCGGACCAGGACCGCCCCCGCCCGGCACCCGAGTACCGCCTCGCCGCCTACGCGAAGACGGTCTAGCCGCGCCGCGAGCCGTCAGCAGGCGGCCACCCGGCCGCCGGCCAGTTCGAGTCGGCGGCCGGCGAAGCGGGCGCGGAACTCCCGGTCGTGGGAGACCGCGACCACCGCGCCCGGGAACGCGGCGACCGCCTCCTCCAACTCCTCCACCAGCGCGGGCGCGAGGTGGTTCGTGGGCTCGTCCAGGACCAGCAGATCGACCGGGCGGGAGACCAGCAGGGCCAGTTCCAGCCGCCGGCGCTGCCCTGCCGAGAGCGCCGCCACCGGCACGGGCAGGTCCTCCTCCCGCAGCAGGCCGAGCGCCAGCAGCTCCCCGGCGTGCTCCTCCGGCGGCCCCGGCCGGCCGTCCGCCCAGACCGCGAGGGCGGTCCGGCGGGTGGGGGAGTGCGGCAGCTCCTGCGCGAGATGCCCGACCCGGCCCGTCCGGCGGACCACGCCGGTGTCCGGGGCGAGTTCACCGGCGAGCAGCCGCAACAGGGTCGTCTTCCCGGCGCCGTTGGGACCCGAGACCAGCAGCCGCTCGCCGGTCCCGATCCGCAGCCCGTCCACCGCGAGCCGGTCGCCGCAGCGGATCCCCGCCAGCTCGACGAGCACGTCCGCGCCGGGGGCGGCGCCGGTGAACCGGCCGCCGAAGCGCAGCGGTTCCGGCGGCGCCGCCACCGGCTCCCGCAGGAGCTCCTCCAGTCGGCGGCGGGCCGTCCGCACCTGCCCGGAGAGCTTGTTCTCGCTGGAGCGGCGGTGCTTGCCGAAGCCCTGGCGCGGATCCTTCCCGGTCACCGCGAGCCGCTGCCCCGCCGCCGCGACGAGCTCCTCGGTACGGGCCACCTCCTCCCGCCACTCCAGGTGCTCCTGCTCGCGGCGGCGGCGCTCGGCGGCCTTCGCGGACCGGTAGCCGGCCCAGCCGTCCCCGTACCGCAGCACGGTCCGCCGGTCCCGGTCGACCTCCAGGACCGTCGTGGCGAAGCCGGTGAGGAAGGACCGGTCGTGGGTGACGACGAGCGCGGTGCCCCGGTGTGCGGCGAGCCGCCCCCGCAGCCAGTCGACGGCGTCGCGGTCGAGGTGGTTCGTCGGCTCGTCGAGCAGCAGCAGCTCGGCGCCGGAGGAGAGCACGCAGGCCAGCGCGAGCCGCGCCTGCTCGCCGCCGGACAGGGTGGCGAGCGGCCGGTCGGGGGTGAGGTGCCCGAGGCCGAGGGCGTCGAGGGAGGCGGCTGTCTCGGCGTCGGCGCGGTAGCCGCCGCGCTCCTCGAAGCGGTCGAGGAGCGTTCCGTACGCGGCGAGCTCGTCCGGTCCCGCCGCGCCGAGGCCCGCCTCGGCCGCCCTCAACTCGGCCTCCAGACTCCGCAGTTCGGCGAGGGCGAGATCGACGGCGTCCTGGACCGTGTCGTCCGGCCCGACGGGGTACGTCTCCGGCAGCGTCTGGGCGAGCCGGGCGACGGAGCCCGGGAAGCTGACGAGGACCTCGCCCTCGTCCGGGGCCAGACCGCCGTCGAGCAGCCGGAGCAGGGTGGACTTGCCGGAGCCGTTCTCGCCGACGACGACGGCCTTCTCGCCGGGGCGGACGGTGAACGAGACCTGGTCGAGGACCCGCCGGTCCCCGAAGGAGACGCCGACCTGACGAAGGGAGAGCTGGGCGCGAGCGCGCATGGGTGTGTTCCTCTGCGGGTTGCGTGGAAAAAGGGCACACGAAACCGGCCCGCGGCCGCGACGGCGACCGGGCCGGCACCCGGAATCAGAGGAAGTAGTACAACGTACCCATACGTCCGAGGCTAACAGCCGCCGCGGACGACGTCCCGCGACTTTTCCCGCGCCCACCACACCCCGCACCCCGAGTCGCGTCGGCAGGGGCGCCCGTGCCCCGCCCCCGGCGGCCGCGCCGGGTCCGGGCGCCGACACGTTTGCCGTACCGGCAACTTTTCTCGCGTTTCCGGCGGGATCCGGCGCACTCTGGTCCCATGACCCAGCATCGCGACGCCCACCACCACGGAGCGGGCCACGGCCCCGCCCCGTCCCCCGGCCACACCCCGTCCACCGGTCACTCCCACGGCCACTCCCACGGCGACGGCACCGAGCTCGACTGGGGCCGGCTCGCCCCGCTCCTGGAGCGCCAGGCCGAGGTCGCCGGCGGCGCCTACCGGGAGGCCGCCGCCTGGCTCGGCACCCTCGTGCCGGCCGGCGGCGTGCGCCGCCTGCTCGACATCGGCAGCGGCCCCGGCGTCATCACCACGCTCCTCGCGGAGGCGTTCCCGTACGCCGAGGCTGTCGCCGTCGACGGCACCCCGGAGCTCCTGGAGCGGGCCCGCGCCCGCGCCGAGGACCAGGGGCTCGGCGGCCGCGTCTCCACCCTGCGCGCCGAACTCCCCGAGGAGACCGGCGCACTCGGCGAGGCAGACCTGCTGTGGGCCGGCAACTCGCTGCACCACCTCGGCGACCAGCGGGCCGCGCTCGCCGACTTCGCGAAGCTGCTGCGCCCCGGCGGCCTGGTCGCCCTCGTCGAGGGCGGGCTGCCGCTCCGCCATCTGCCCCGGGACATCGGCATCGGCCGCCCCGGCCTGGAGGCCCGCCTCGACGCCGAACACGCCGACTGGTTCGCCCGGATGCGCGCCGAACTCCCCGGCGCCGTCCGCGA
The Streptomyces roseofulvus genome window above contains:
- a CDS encoding MBL fold metallo-hydrolase; translated protein: MPVEVTWWGHATCTVEDSGVRFLTDPLFARRLAHLRRRRGAPPPPEAAVAEAVLVSHLHSDHLHLPSLARLAPGTRLVVPRGAPDAVPGLRRLAAAGLRLTEVAAGDEVTVEGVTVRAVPALHDGRRLPFGPHRSPALGYVVEGEARTYFAGDTGLFDAMAEEVGPVDVALLPVGGWGPYLGHGHLDAGRAAQALAALSPAAAVPVHYGTYWPIGLDGVRPHEFHAPGDEFVRQAARLAPKVAVHRLGHGERVRPEVAR
- a CDS encoding phage holin family protein, which produces MGDGRRGGTDRWRTAGRTVVRVLTVWAVSTVTLLALAGLLPDFQLQSADGDSLTRTALTAASAAGAFGLLTALVWPLVVRALLLVPALVLGLLVFFLNGSLLLVALWLIPDGRGAADPETAVVVAAVMSAVASATSTALAVRDDEAYRRRLYRLTGRTRPRDPRTVPAPPPGTVFLQLDGVGHEVLRAAVADGLMPTVAGWLDAGHRLTPWRTDWSSQTGASQLGILHGTNEDVPAFRWYEKDTGRLMVSNRPASAVELQRRAVRRTGDGGLLTLDGASRGNLFSGGADQVALVLTVAARRGRRNRSRVGYFAYFSDPANAVRTAGSFVNEVVREVVQSVRARLRRETPRIRRGGTYPFVRAFATVIERDVVVAAVLGDMLAGRTAVYADLVAYDEVAHHSGPRGRDTDQVLRRLDRAVGLIARVAEHAPRPYRIVLLSDHGQSPGETFEGAYGLTLKDLVRAGCGLPVSRRVGRTRSGAEARDAARDALRSALHRPVETGEETERELPARTSEPVVLASGNLGLVSFPDVPHRMTKEEIDRRHPALLRTLAQHPGIGFLLVASAEHGAVVLAADGVEVPVAELADDGPLAVFGRGAADAVRRTNGFPHVADVMVNSMYDPATGTVHAFEEQIGSHGGLGGEQGHPFLLSPPELSPPVAEGEELVGAERVHRVLRRWLRETDGPQVPVDGVAGAPEISPSGAGAESVLPVEGRVLPDKNL
- a CDS encoding amino acid permease, whose product is MSTAPTAPTAPPAGTAPTAPAATGPHGGTGASGGHHARRFGLPIATALVMGNIIGGGIFLLPASVAPFGTISLVAFGILTAGALALALVFGKLARRHPKTGGPYVYAREAFGDFAGFLAAWSYWITAWVSNAALAVAAVGYLDVLVPVHQSTAATIAAALLLQWLPALANLAGTRYVGAVQLVATVLKFVPLLLVAVGGFFFFDSANLGPFRAGDDSALGAVSASAAILLFSYLGVESAAVSAGEVRDPRRNVGRATVLGTLAAAGLYLLTMVSVFGTVPHDTLVDSSAPFADSVNLMFGGSWGGTAVACMALVSMVGALNGWTLLSAQTPYAAARDGLFPQVFTVKRRGVPTAGVLVTVVLASLLTVYNYTAGPSGVFEILVLVTTFTATVPYLLSAAAQIYFLLSGQADRVQRSRLVRDTVLALAAFGFSLWLVAGSGYAAVYQGVLFLFAGVLVYAWMAARRRAAGTA
- a CDS encoding low temperature requirement protein A produces the protein MARDRGRAGLVATGDDHAVTPAELFFDLVFVYAITQVTALMAAAPSPVRMAGGMVVLALLWWCWCCFAWLGNVVRADSGGLFGVLVTVMAVVLIVSFAVPEVFADAPGGLPAPLVFVLCYGAVRVLHLVSYWLSAPGDAVLRRTLRRTALLSVLPPLVLLLIGSAYTGRAQLLLWLGAVAVDYGGIYVTGSSGWRVNSPGHFAERHGLIVIIALGESIVAMGVGVSGFPLTLAVLGAATAGLLLSAALWWLYFRQLGTGAEHRLAALDGDDRTRFARDVYTFLHLPLVAGVVLCALGMKKVLQQVADTGHYGLAEPMHGVVAWSLPGGVGVFLLGAAAIGWRSSGRPPVALAAGGVAGLLAGPLVGLVPGLVALLALAVATTGLLAVHGRRGAGAPAAVAEA
- a CDS encoding helix-turn-helix transcriptional regulator, producing the protein MTTVVSDTGVGALLRGWRERRRLSQLELALRADSSARHISFVETGRSRPSEEMILKLAEHLDVPVRDRNALLLAGGYAPRYAESTLDAPELETLREGLARLLQGYEPYPAVVVDGSYTVVAANRAIGMLLEGLPEHLLTPPMNVMRITLHPEGLAPRIRNLREWRGHLLAQMERQIAFARSEALRAVYEEVTAYPLPEPAAGGAAEDPADPEPYPYFALPLRIEHDGRVLSFVSSISTFNTPMDVTVAELAIETMLPADPATVEYLRSLSD
- a CDS encoding 4a-hydroxytetrahydrobiopterin dehydratase, whose protein sequence is MPTQPLSQKEIEDRLRELPGWSVEDARLVRSYRLPDHFAATALVVHVAQVQQELNHHSDLTLGYDTVALAVSTHSAGGALTEKDFALAERVEAIAPAHGAH
- a CDS encoding class I SAM-dependent methyltransferase, which codes for MLDYETEAAHYDETRGGVPRAEAAAGAVLRLLPPGARTLLDLACGTGLVTERIARPGLRVLGADAAHAMLRTADRRLPGRVVRADARRLPFPDASLDAVCAVWLLHLVPFTGEIVAEAARVLRPGGVLAVTVDKDAAHDVGSDIDALLRPHRAAGAAHDRAGRVDALAAAHGLAPVGTATFTGHGQGATPESTARRLRAGYYASWFRGDPAATDALAAALAALPDQDRPRPAPEYRLAAYAKTV
- a CDS encoding ABC-F family ATP-binding cassette domain-containing protein, whose product is MRARAQLSLRQVGVSFGDRRVLDQVSFTVRPGEKAVVVGENGSGKSTLLRLLDGGLAPDEGEVLVSFPGSVARLAQTLPETYPVGPDDTVQDAVDLALAELRSLEAELRAAEAGLGAAGPDELAAYGTLLDRFEERGGYRADAETAASLDALGLGHLTPDRPLATLSGGEQARLALACVLSSGAELLLLDEPTNHLDRDAVDWLRGRLAAHRGTALVVTHDRSFLTGFATTVLEVDRDRRTVLRYGDGWAGYRSAKAAERRRREQEHLEWREEVARTEELVAAAGQRLAVTGKDPRQGFGKHRRSSENKLSGQVRTARRRLEELLREPVAAPPEPLRFGGRFTGAAPGADVLVELAGIRCGDRLAVDGLRIGTGERLLVSGPNGAGKTTLLRLLAGELAPDTGVVRRTGRVGHLAQELPHSPTRRTALAVWADGRPGPPEEHAGELLALGLLREEDLPVPVAALSAGQRRRLELALLVSRPVDLLVLDEPTNHLAPALVEELEEAVAAFPGAVVAVSHDREFRARFAGRRLELAGGRVAAC